Below is a genomic region from Prochlorococcus marinus str. MIT 0918.
TTCCTTTATTTATTGAACCGGTGAGACTTAATGCTTTTTCTATATATGGATCTTCAGGTGCACCCCAAACAAGTAGTGAAATTATCATAATGCAGGAAATCACACTGATTATCAAAAGAAATTTGAATCCCTTTTGAGACTTTTCTTCTTTTACTGCTCCAATTGATGAAGTAATTTTCACGAAATGATCGCTAACATGAAACAATTGTGATTAATACTCTCACTTTTTGCTAGCAAATGATTGAACCGTTGCTTTGTGGCATTGTTTTAGGCTTAGTACCTATTACGATTTTAGGCTTATTTGTGAGTGCTTGGAACCAATATCGTAGAGGTGGTTCTATTCCGGATTGGGAGTGAG
It encodes:
- the petG gene encoding cytochrome b6-f complex subunit V; translation: MIEPLLCGIVLGLVPITILGLFVSAWNQYRRGGSIPDWE